The sequence below is a genomic window from Mycobacterium sp. ITM-2016-00316.
GGTACCGCCTCGGCGGCGACCCGGCTGCCGGGCGCGCTGTTCTCGGTGATCAGGCTGAGCAGCCGGTCCTGCGCCTCGGGTGGCAGGTAGCCGAACAGTCCCTCGGCGATCCAGGCGGTCGGTGCTGCGGGATCGAAGCCTGCCGACCGCAGTGCCGACACCCAGTCGTCGCGCAGGTCGGCCGCGACGGCGCGGCGGACCGCGGTGGGCTGGGCGCCCAGCTCGGCGAGTGTCCGGGATTTGAAGGCGATCACCTCGGGCTGGTCGATCTCGTACACCACGGTGCCGGCGGGCCAGGCCAGCCGGTAGGCGCGCGAGTCCAGGCCGGCGGCCAGGATGACCGCCTGCCGCACGCCTGCCGCACCGGCGGCGGCGAAGAAGTCGTCGAAGAACCGGGTGCGCGCGGCCATCCCATTGGCGAAGCGCGCGATGTTCAGCTGCGGATCGTCGCCCAGATCGGCATCGGTGAGCTCGCCGTCGACGAGCTTGGTGAAGAAGTCGACGCCCACCGCGCGCACCAGAGGAGCGGCGAACTGATCGTTGATCACGGGGTCGGGGGCGGCGCTCGCCATCGCGCGGGCCGCAGCGACCATCGTCGCGGTGGCGCCCACGCTGGACGCCAGGTCCCAGCTGTCTCCGTCGGTGCGTGCCATGGCGATCTCTCCTCCACACAATTTAATTAGCTGATTTAATGAACACCACCGACTGTACGCTTCAATTCTGTTTGACCTCGCGATCGCGCTCGCGCCGTGGACAAGGGCGGTGCGGGGCGCAGCTGTTACTCTCGTAGACTGTTTGACGCGCGACTATGCAGGCGGTGAACCTGCAGCTAGAGCGCATGAGACTTTAACCAGACGCTGGATTTTCCAGCCCCATTGCACGCCGCGCGATTGAAGTCGGCTGCGCAGGAGGAAGAGTGCTTTCGGCTTTCATCTCGTCGATGCGGACTGCCGACCTCAGGCGCAAGATCCTGTTCACCCTCGGGTTGGTAATTCTGTACCGCGTCGGCGCGACCATTCCGTCGCCGGGCGTCAACTACCCGAACGTGCAGCAGTGCATCGAGCAGGTCAGCGGCGGTGACTCGGCGCAGATCTACTCGCTGATCAACCTGTTCTCCGGTGGCGCGCTGCTGCAGCTGTCGGTGTTCGCGGTCGGCGTCATGCCCTACATCACCGCCAGCATCATCGTGCAGCTGCTGACCGTGGTCATCCCGCGCTTCGAGCAGCTCAAGAAGGAGGGTCAGGCCGGCCAGGCCAAGATGACCCAGTACACCCGGTACCTGTCGATCGCGCTGGCGATCCTGCAGGCCACCAGCATCGTGGCGCTGGCCGCCAACGGTGGCCTGATGCAGGGTTGCAGCCTGGACATCATCGAGGACTCGTCGATCTTCGGCCTGGTCATCATCGTGCTGGTCATGACCGCCGGCGCCGCCCTGGTGATGTGGATGGGCGAGCTGGTCACCGAGCGCGGCGTCGGCAACGGCATGTCGCTGCTGATCTTCGCGGGTATCGCGGCCCGCATCCCGGCCGAGGGCAAGGCCATCCTGGATGCCCGCGGCGGCATGGTGTTCACCTTCGTCTGCATCGGCGCGCTGGCCGTCCTGGTCGGCGTGGTGTTCGTCGAGCAGGGCCAGCGCCGCATCCCGGTGCAGTACGCCAAGCGCATGGTGGGCCGGCGCATGTACGGCGGCACCTCGACCTACCTGCCGCTCAAGGTCAACCAGGCCGGCGTCATCCCGGTGATCTTCGCGTCCTCGCTGATCTACATCCCGCAGCTGGTCACCCAGCTCATCGACAGCGGTCGCGAGAACCCGGGCACCGGGTGGTGGAGCTCGTTCGTGGCCAACCACCTGTCCAACCCGACGGCACCGGTCCATATCGCCTTCTACTTCGGCCTGATCATCTTCTTCACGTACTTCTACGTCTCCATCACGTTCAACCCGGAGGAACGGGCCGACGAGATGAAGAAGTTCGGCGGCTTCATCCCGGGTATCCGGCCGGGCAAGCCCACCGCTGACTATCTGCGTTTCGTGCTGAGCCGCATCACCCTGCCGGGCTCGATCTACCTCGGCGTGATCGCGGTGCTCCCGAACGTCGTTCTGCAGGCCGGCAGTGGCGGCGCTACCCTGCAGAACCTGCCCTTCGGCGGCGTTGCGGTGCTGATCATGATCGGCGTGGGGTTGGATACCGTGAAGCAGATCGAGAGCCAGCTCATGCAGCGCAACTACGAAGGTTTCTTGAAGTGAGAGAGGTTTCCTGAAGTGAGAATCGTATTGCTCGGACCTCCCGGTGCCGGAAAAGGAACCCAGGCGGAGAAGCTCGCCGCCCAGCTGGGCATCCCGCAGATCTCCACCGGCGACCTGTTCCGCCACAACATCGGCGCCGGCACCCCGCTCGGTGTGGAAGCCAAGAAGTACCTGGACGCCGGTGACCTGGTGCCCGCCACACTCACCAACGCACTCGTCGACGACCGGATCGACCACGACGACGCGGCCGCCGGGTTCATCCTCGACGGATACCCGCGCTCGGTCGAGCAGGCCGAGGCGCTCAAGGAGATGCTGGCCAAGCGCGGCCTGAAGCTGGACGCGGTGCTCGAGTTCCGGGTGTCCGAGGACGAGTTGCTCGAGCGTCTCAAGGGTCGCGGCCGCGCCGACGACACCGAAGAGGTCATCCGCAACCGGATGGCGGTCTACAACGCCGAGACCGCACCGCTGCTGGACTACTACGCAGACGAACTGAAGACTGTCGAGGCCGTCGGCACCCTGGACGAGGTGTTCGCCCGGGCGTTGCAGGCGCTCGGCCAGTAATCAGGAGCACCCCTTGATCGGCCAATCATGATCAACGTGCCCGGCCTGCGTCGCAAGGTCGTTCCACAGCGCAGCCCCGGCGAACTCGACGCGATGGCCGCCGCGGGCGCGCTGGTGGCCGCGGCGCTCAAAGCCGTCCGGGAGGCCGCCGCCCCCGGCGTGTCCACCGGTGAACTGGACCGGATCGCCGAATCGGTGATCCGCGACGGCGGCGGTGTGCCGTCGTTCCTCGGCTATCACGGGTTCCCGGCCACCGTCTGCGCATCGGTCAACGACCGCGTCGTGCACGGCATCCCCTCGGATGCCGAGAAACTCGTGGCCGGTGACCTGGTGTCGATCGACTGCGGGGCCATCCTCGACGACTGGCACGGCGATTCCGCCGTGACGTTCGGCATCGGGGCACTCATCCCGGCCGACGAACTGCTGTCCGAGGCCACCAGGGCGTCCATGGAGGCGGGTATTGCCGCGATGGTGCCCGGCAACCGGTTGACCGACGTGTCCCACGCCATCGAGGTCGGCACGCACGCCGCCGAGGCGCGCGACGATCGGAAATACGGCATCGTCGCCGGCTACGGCGGGCACGGCATCGGGCGCGAAATGCACATGGACCCGTTCCTGCCCAATGAGGGCGCGCCCGGTAAGGGCCCGTACCTCGAGGTCGGATCGGTGCTGGCGATCGAGCCGATGCTGACACTGGGTACGGCGAACACCAAGGTGCTCGACGACGACTGGACCGTGGTGACCACCGACGGTTCACGTGCCGCGCATTGGGAGCACACCGTGGCCGTCACCGCGGACGGCCCGCGCATCCTGACGCTCTGACCCGGCAGGTTCAGTGCACATCCTGGTCACTGGCCAGGAGGGTGAGGGTCTCCCAGTTCTGTTGCGTCGCGGCCGCTGCCGCATCGGCATCGCCGTGGCGGCACAGTTCGATGATCCGTTCGTGTTGCGCGATCGACTGGCGCCCGGACAACGACGAAAAGCGCTGGTATTCCAGCCGCCTGAGTACCGGAGTCACCGACTCCAGCGCCACCGCGATGGCCTGGTTCTCACTCGCCTCCACGGCGACGTGGTGAAACCGGTCGTCCGCCCGCAGGGCCGCCGCGGCGTCGCCCGCAGTGAGCGCGTCCGCGAACTCCTTGTTGGCCTCCGCCATGGCGGCATACTCACCGGTGCCCATCAGCGGGACCGCGGTGCGGACGGCGAGCGCATGCATGGCCGCGGCGACGGCCTGCGCGTCGAGCACGGCCTTGCGTTCGATCGTCGACACGACGGTGGACCGTCCGGGCATGGTGTGCACCAGGCCGGCCGTCTCCAGGCGGGCCATGGCCTCCCGGATCGGTGTGCGACTGATGCCGAGCCACTTCTCCAGTTCCGGGTCGCGCAGTTTCTCCCCGGGAGCCAACGTGCCGTTGACGATGGCGTCCCGCAGTGACAGGTAGGCCTGCTCGCGCAGCAGCGACCGCTTGTGTTTGCCCTGCTCACCCGGTACCGGCATGCAGACGATCTTAGTTTGCGTGCTGATGGACACCGAC
It includes:
- a CDS encoding SAM-dependent methyltransferase, giving the protein MARTDGDSWDLASSVGATATMVAAARAMASAAPDPVINDQFAAPLVRAVGVDFFTKLVDGELTDADLGDDPQLNIARFANGMAARTRFFDDFFAAAGAAGVRQAVILAAGLDSRAYRLAWPAGTVVYEIDQPEVIAFKSRTLAELGAQPTAVRRAVAADLRDDWVSALRSAGFDPAAPTAWIAEGLFGYLPPEAQDRLLSLITENSAPGSRVAAEAVPATMDVDPEAVRERMQTVTEKWSSHGFDLDFSELIYLGDRTEATTHLTDLGWQTSAIPTNGLLAQYGLPLIEEDQQFGQASYLTAVK
- the secY gene encoding preprotein translocase subunit SecY codes for the protein MLSAFISSMRTADLRRKILFTLGLVILYRVGATIPSPGVNYPNVQQCIEQVSGGDSAQIYSLINLFSGGALLQLSVFAVGVMPYITASIIVQLLTVVIPRFEQLKKEGQAGQAKMTQYTRYLSIALAILQATSIVALAANGGLMQGCSLDIIEDSSIFGLVIIVLVMTAGAALVMWMGELVTERGVGNGMSLLIFAGIAARIPAEGKAILDARGGMVFTFVCIGALAVLVGVVFVEQGQRRIPVQYAKRMVGRRMYGGTSTYLPLKVNQAGVIPVIFASSLIYIPQLVTQLIDSGRENPGTGWWSSFVANHLSNPTAPVHIAFYFGLIIFFTYFYVSITFNPEERADEMKKFGGFIPGIRPGKPTADYLRFVLSRITLPGSIYLGVIAVLPNVVLQAGSGGATLQNLPFGGVAVLIMIGVGLDTVKQIESQLMQRNYEGFLK
- a CDS encoding adenylate kinase, producing MRIVLLGPPGAGKGTQAEKLAAQLGIPQISTGDLFRHNIGAGTPLGVEAKKYLDAGDLVPATLTNALVDDRIDHDDAAAGFILDGYPRSVEQAEALKEMLAKRGLKLDAVLEFRVSEDELLERLKGRGRADDTEEVIRNRMAVYNAETAPLLDYYADELKTVEAVGTLDEVFARALQALGQ
- the map gene encoding type I methionyl aminopeptidase, which encodes MINVPGLRRKVVPQRSPGELDAMAAAGALVAAALKAVREAAAPGVSTGELDRIAESVIRDGGGVPSFLGYHGFPATVCASVNDRVVHGIPSDAEKLVAGDLVSIDCGAILDDWHGDSAVTFGIGALIPADELLSEATRASMEAGIAAMVPGNRLTDVSHAIEVGTHAAEARDDRKYGIVAGYGGHGIGREMHMDPFLPNEGAPGKGPYLEVGSVLAIEPMLTLGTANTKVLDDDWTVVTTDGSRAAHWEHTVAVTADGPRILTL
- a CDS encoding GntR family transcriptional regulator yields the protein MPVPGEQGKHKRSLLREQAYLSLRDAIVNGTLAPGEKLRDPELEKWLGISRTPIREAMARLETAGLVHTMPGRSTVVSTIERKAVLDAQAVAAAMHALAVRTAVPLMGTGEYAAMAEANKEFADALTAGDAAAALRADDRFHHVAVEASENQAIAVALESVTPVLRRLEYQRFSSLSGRQSIAQHERIIELCRHGDADAAAAATQQNWETLTLLASDQDVH